A section of the Spirosoma pollinicola genome encodes:
- a CDS encoding sensor histidine kinase, translating to MSIDSGFVIAIGTAVLLIMAVFIIIFVAYYQQKQAKQQLAYKELQAQHRRDLMAATFRGQEEERKRLAEDMHDGIGTMLSVTKMSLNQLERQVGGDVQTGFLFQKTRSMIDETMTNVRRISRNLVPTTLERFGLLAALEELADRATDNDVEIQLTYPESVIPFPPALDLMLYRIAQELVNNAIRHARARRITIQVYNVENEARLSVIDDGVGFDFDVVTENRQGGLGLRNIESRLSVVNGHVTFDVAPGRGSQIHIQVRLHDTQPVDLLS from the coding sequence ATGTCGATAGATTCCGGTTTTGTAATTGCAATAGGTACGGCGGTCTTGTTGATAATGGCAGTTTTCATTATCATCTTCGTCGCCTATTACCAGCAAAAACAGGCAAAACAACAACTGGCCTACAAGGAATTGCAGGCACAGCACCGGCGTGATCTGATGGCAGCGACCTTTCGGGGGCAGGAGGAAGAGCGAAAACGATTGGCCGAAGATATGCACGACGGGATCGGGACTATGCTATCGGTAACGAAAATGAGCCTTAATCAGCTGGAACGTCAGGTTGGGGGCGATGTGCAGACAGGGTTTCTGTTTCAGAAAACCCGCTCCATGATCGACGAAACCATGACCAATGTTCGGCGAATCAGTCGGAATCTCGTACCCACAACACTTGAGCGTTTTGGATTGCTGGCGGCACTTGAAGAACTGGCCGACCGCGCCACCGATAATGATGTCGAAATACAGTTAACCTATCCCGAATCGGTCATTCCGTTTCCACCGGCTCTGGACCTGATGCTCTATAGAATAGCGCAGGAACTGGTTAATAATGCTATCCGGCACGCCCGTGCCCGAAGGATCACCATTCAGGTGTACAATGTTGAGAATGAGGCACGGTTGTCTGTTATTGATGATGGTGTAGGCTTCGATTTCGATGTTGTCACGGAGAATAGACAGGGTGGCTTGGGACTCCGAAATATTGAAAGCCGTTTGAGCGTGGTGAACGGACATGTAACATTCGATGTTGCGCCCGGTCGTGGGTCGCAGATTCATATACAGGTTCGCCTGCACGACACCCAACCTGTTGATTTATTGAGTTAA
- a CDS encoding response regulator transcription factor: MRKIKLALCDDHTLFRVGMATILGQIHDFELVLEAGNGQELIDRIPRKLPDVVLLDLQMPVMDGTATADYLRENYPLIKIVVLTMHDEDRMVLHLLEKGVSGYLLKDAEAGEVEKAVRKVMDEGVYLNEFVSKAMLRKMTNKTAVSKPINAFYNSKILLSEREKEVLMLICEGLSTLEISEKIFLSPRTVEGHRLRILEKTGTKNTAGMVAYAFKNSLV, encoded by the coding sequence ATGCGAAAAATTAAGCTGGCTCTTTGCGATGACCATACCCTTTTTCGGGTTGGGATGGCCACTATTCTCGGACAGATTCACGACTTCGAATTGGTTTTAGAGGCTGGCAACGGCCAGGAATTAATCGATCGGATTCCCCGCAAGTTACCTGATGTTGTGCTGCTCGACCTTCAGATGCCGGTCATGGATGGCACTGCCACCGCCGATTATCTGCGGGAAAATTACCCGCTCATAAAAATTGTTGTATTAACCATGCACGATGAAGATCGAATGGTGTTGCATTTGCTTGAGAAAGGGGTAAGCGGTTATCTTCTGAAAGATGCCGAAGCCGGTGAGGTTGAAAAAGCCGTTCGGAAGGTGATGGATGAAGGCGTTTACCTGAACGAATTTGTATCAAAAGCGATGCTTCGTAAAATGACAAACAAAACAGCCGTGTCGAAGCCTATCAATGCCTTTTATAATAGCAAAATCCTCCTTTCCGAGCGCGAAAAGGAAGTGCTGATGCTTATCTGCGAAGGACTCTCGACGTTGGAAATCAGCGAAAAAATATTTCTTAGCCCCCGAACTGTTGAGGGCCACCGCCTGCGCATTCTCGAAAAAACCGGTACCAAAAATACCGCTGGCATGGTAGCCTATGCGTTTAAGAATAGCCTTGTTTGA
- a CDS encoding SDR family oxidoreductase, whose translation MNLTLTGRTALVCGSTQGIGRATAIELALLGATIVLMARNEETLKTTLLELDTRQGQTHRYLVADFSQPGEVQTAIARHLAQFPALHILINNTGGPAGGPLIDANADEFVRTFHNHLLNNQALVQAVFPAMKEAGYGRIVNIISTSVKQPIVGLGVSNTIRGAVAQWAKTLSLEIARYGITVNNVLPGYTQTARLAAVLTMRSKTSGKTEEETAQQLEAEIPTGRFVTAEEVAAAAAFLCTPAAASINGVNLPVDGGKTGSL comes from the coding sequence ATGAATCTTACATTAACAGGAAGAACGGCCCTCGTTTGCGGCAGTACGCAGGGAATTGGTCGCGCCACGGCTATTGAACTGGCTTTGTTAGGGGCAACTATTGTGCTGATGGCTCGTAATGAAGAAACGCTTAAAACAACATTGCTGGAACTGGACACACGTCAGGGACAAACGCACCGGTACCTGGTGGCCGATTTTAGCCAACCGGGCGAAGTGCAGACGGCTATTGCCCGGCATTTGGCTCAATTTCCAGCGTTGCACATTTTGATCAATAATACGGGTGGCCCGGCCGGAGGCCCACTGATTGATGCAAATGCCGATGAGTTTGTGAGGACATTCCACAATCATCTGCTCAATAATCAAGCGTTGGTTCAGGCGGTTTTTCCGGCGATGAAAGAGGCTGGTTATGGGCGCATTGTCAATATTATCTCAACGTCTGTCAAACAGCCGATTGTAGGGCTCGGTGTGTCGAATACGATTCGTGGGGCAGTTGCCCAGTGGGCTAAAACGCTTTCACTGGAGATTGCCCGCTATGGGATTACGGTCAACAATGTGCTGCCGGGTTATACCCAAACCGCTCGTCTGGCGGCTGTGCTAACCATGCGATCGAAAACATCGGGCAAAACAGAAGAAGAAACGGCTCAGCAACTAGAAGCCGAAATCCCAACAGGGCGATTCGTTACAGCCGAGGAAGTGGCAGCCGCTGCTGCTTTTTTATGCACACCTGCTGCCGCTTCTATTAATGGTGTCAATCTTCCGGTAGATGGAGGCAAAACGGGAAGCCTTTAA
- a CDS encoding LemA family protein, translating to MSKTLIIVVVIALFLGMYGCSSYNGLVQTDTNVQEKWAQVQTQYQRRADLIPNLVRTVQGAANFEKSTLTAVIQARASATQVKFTADQLTPENVQKFQAAQDQLSGSLSRLLAVAESYPNLKANQNFSELQAQLEGTENRIAVSRNDFNGAVKSYNQSVRSFPNNIFAGIFGFPVKGFFEASQAAQNAPTVQF from the coding sequence ATGTCAAAGACATTAATTATCGTGGTGGTTATTGCCCTGTTTCTGGGTATGTACGGCTGTAGTTCCTATAATGGGTTAGTTCAAACAGATACGAACGTACAGGAAAAATGGGCGCAGGTTCAAACCCAGTACCAACGTCGGGCCGATTTAATTCCAAACTTAGTTCGCACTGTTCAGGGTGCTGCCAATTTTGAGAAGAGCACGTTGACGGCCGTTATTCAGGCACGGGCCAGTGCTACGCAGGTGAAATTCACCGCTGATCAGTTGACCCCTGAGAACGTTCAGAAATTTCAGGCGGCTCAGGATCAGTTGAGCGGCTCCCTGTCGCGCTTACTGGCGGTTGCAGAAAGTTACCCGAACCTGAAAGCCAATCAGAACTTTTCAGAACTACAGGCTCAGTTGGAAGGAACTGAAAATCGTATTGCTGTTTCTCGTAACGATTTCAACGGCGCGGTGAAATCGTATAACCAATCGGTACGGTCGTTCCCGAACAATATCTTCGCCGGTATTTTTGGATTCCCTGTGAAAGGCTTCTTTGAGGCTTCGCAAGCGGCTCAAAACGCTCCAACAGTACAGTTTTAA
- a CDS encoding TPM domain-containing protein: MNPFTPDEQQRIVESIRQAEKSTSGEIRVHVEPHCANADPVQRAIEVFTNLGMHQTKEQNGVLFYLAHTDRKFAVLGDKGIDAKVPANFWESTKDLLRSHFAAGHYAEGLSVGIERAGQQLKQYFPYASDDTNELADDISFD, translated from the coding sequence ATGAATCCCTTCACTCCCGACGAACAACAGCGTATTGTGGAATCCATTCGTCAGGCTGAAAAGTCTACGTCGGGCGAAATTCGGGTGCATGTTGAACCGCACTGTGCAAATGCCGACCCTGTACAACGGGCCATTGAGGTATTTACTAATTTGGGTATGCACCAGACGAAAGAACAGAATGGTGTATTGTTCTATCTCGCCCATACCGACCGGAAGTTCGCTGTATTGGGTGATAAAGGGATTGATGCAAAAGTACCTGCCAATTTCTGGGAAAGCACGAAAGACCTGCTTCGTAGCCATTTCGCTGCCGGACACTACGCCGAAGGGCTAAGTGTGGGCATTGAACGAGCCGGGCAACAATTAAAACAGTACTTCCCTTACGCCAGCGACGACACTAACGAACTCGCCGACGATATTTCGTTTGACTGA
- a CDS encoding TPM domain-containing protein, with product MNVLSFFTYTTRLLRLGLMFVLLILVPATLQAQDTATDNGSSADTAIPNKPSPPRLVNDFVGILSSTERAQLEQKLKAYNDSTSTQITIVIVKTTEPYPIGDFAFQVGRKWGVGQAGKNNGLVLAWATQTRKIFIAPGYGMEGAIPDAIAKRIITNTIAPAFKQEQYFQGLDDATTEIIRRASGEYKAEPDTNTDGGSSTFVIALIIIIVIVFIISRRNRGGGSSGNRGGGFGPVFFPTSTFSGWGGSSGGGSFGGGSSGGGFGGFGGGSFGGGGAGGDY from the coding sequence GTGAACGTACTCTCTTTTTTTACCTATACAACCCGACTGCTACGCCTTGGGTTGATGTTCGTTCTGTTAATTTTAGTGCCCGCCACCCTACAGGCGCAGGATACCGCTACCGACAATGGATCGTCGGCCGATACAGCTATCCCCAATAAACCGAGCCCGCCCCGCCTTGTAAATGACTTTGTGGGCATTCTGAGCAGTACTGAACGTGCTCAACTCGAACAGAAGCTTAAAGCTTACAACGATTCTACCTCAACGCAGATCACAATCGTTATCGTCAAAACGACCGAGCCCTACCCCATCGGCGATTTTGCCTTTCAGGTAGGCCGGAAGTGGGGCGTAGGGCAGGCAGGTAAGAATAATGGTCTTGTACTCGCCTGGGCTACTCAAACGCGTAAGATCTTTATCGCTCCGGGCTATGGCATGGAAGGTGCAATTCCTGATGCCATTGCCAAACGAATTATTACCAACACGATTGCTCCGGCCTTTAAACAGGAACAGTACTTCCAGGGTCTTGATGACGCAACGACCGAGATCATCCGGCGGGCTAGTGGCGAATATAAAGCAGAGCCGGATACGAATACGGATGGGGGCTCCAGCACATTTGTTATTGCCCTGATTATCATCATTGTTATCGTGTTCATCATCTCACGGAGAAACCGGGGGGGCGGTAGCAGTGGCAACCGTGGTGGCGGCTTCGGCCCAGTCTTTTTTCCCACGTCAACGTTCTCTGGTTGGGGTGGCTCCAGTGGTGGTGGTAGCTTCGGCGGAGGTAGTAGTGGCGGTGGTTTTGGTGGTTTTGGTGGCGGTAGCTTTGGTGGGGGCGGTGCCGGGGGCGATTATTAG
- a CDS encoding carbohydrate binding family 9 domain-containing protein — protein MSPVIARYALLSFFLPLYALAQTNPVAPNTAQSDVVRPDTTRDDLSDKELNSPSGQSVIFKPSLKRRAIQAIEIKDRLKIDGHLDEAQWKEAKPARRFLQIDPQQGQPATFGTDVRVLYNRHYLYIAAINHDSLGRKALRVPNFKRDFSSRAHDLFGVSIDGFNDRRNAMTFITNPHSTQRDLLSFDDLLYDEDWDGFWKVRTSRTDSGWVAEMQIPWQTLRYARSADSAQSWGINFFRNRRYSNELSAWSPFPRAFTSSRMEYAGLITGLKPPPPSPNIRIQPYVLISDDRYTGTEVGYGQRAKLKFGGDLKWALNPNTVLDLTLNTDFAQADVDRQVNNLTRFSVLFPERRAFFLENASLFGAGLLGNRNTGEGGSMVIQPFFSRTIGLATLPDGTSTPVPIDAGARLVYRSLNRNYGGMVIRQRGIPGSPTTDFVVGRYVENVGRQNRIGMLFTLKNVHRTDSLPGRQNGTIALDGFFRLSQKWTYNAMLIGSLSSGNAEKGMSAYSQLIYRTNQLVGWWTQSVVTKSFNPEMGFVSRGDVIATTPGLYLVNRAKWLPKWVRNFEPGVFLELYHKASTGYLQESQLNFNPIWLTFQNGGNLGLFVNSTFQRLDEGDYRPLGLDIASNRYRYVRYSVMFSTDPSKKVSFQLNSETGRYYDGSLNYARATLLLAPVPHAAFTLNAEANAFKNVGGYTGTISLYSVESRMAVNPRLQLISFFQRNTYTDKNAWNIRLAWEFQPLSFLYIVYNYGTYAGSVRAIDRQQEQHIIGKLSYLKQF, from the coding sequence ATGTCGCCCGTTATTGCCCGATACGCTCTACTTTCCTTTTTTCTCCCACTTTATGCATTGGCTCAAACGAACCCGGTTGCGCCAAATACGGCCCAGTCGGATGTTGTTCGACCCGATACAACGCGGGATGACTTGTCCGATAAAGAGTTAAATAGCCCTAGCGGTCAGTCGGTTATATTTAAGCCTTCGTTAAAGCGCAGAGCTATACAGGCTATTGAAATTAAGGACAGACTAAAAATAGACGGTCATCTGGACGAGGCCCAATGGAAAGAGGCCAAGCCTGCGAGACGATTTTTGCAGATTGATCCCCAGCAAGGCCAACCTGCTACCTTTGGTACCGATGTTCGGGTGCTCTACAATCGCCACTATTTGTATATCGCGGCTATCAATCACGATTCTCTAGGTCGAAAAGCACTGCGGGTTCCCAACTTCAAACGCGATTTCAGTAGTCGGGCGCACGATTTGTTTGGCGTGTCTATTGACGGATTTAATGATCGACGCAACGCAATGACCTTCATTACAAATCCGCATAGCACGCAGCGCGATTTGCTTTCATTTGACGATTTACTCTACGATGAAGATTGGGACGGTTTCTGGAAAGTTCGCACCAGCCGCACCGATTCGGGTTGGGTAGCCGAAATGCAGATACCCTGGCAAACGTTACGTTATGCCCGCTCAGCCGACTCGGCACAGTCGTGGGGTATCAACTTCTTCCGTAATCGCCGATATTCCAACGAGTTGTCGGCATGGTCGCCTTTTCCAAGGGCCTTCACATCGAGCCGGATGGAGTATGCTGGTCTAATTACCGGCTTGAAACCGCCCCCACCTTCTCCGAATATCCGTATCCAGCCGTATGTACTAATAAGCGATGACCGGTATACTGGTACGGAAGTTGGCTATGGACAACGTGCCAAACTCAAATTTGGCGGTGATCTTAAATGGGCGCTCAACCCCAATACCGTTCTCGATCTTACGCTAAACACTGATTTTGCGCAGGCAGACGTAGATCGGCAGGTCAATAATTTAACTCGGTTCTCCGTTCTATTTCCCGAACGACGGGCATTCTTTCTGGAAAATGCCAGCTTGTTTGGGGCTGGTTTGCTGGGTAACAGGAATACGGGCGAAGGCGGCAGCATGGTTATTCAGCCATTCTTCAGCCGGACAATAGGTCTGGCAACACTTCCCGATGGCACCAGTACACCCGTACCCATTGATGCCGGGGCCAGGCTAGTGTATCGATCTCTCAACCGGAATTATGGCGGCATGGTTATCCGACAACGCGGCATTCCGGGCAGCCCCACAACCGATTTTGTTGTTGGGCGATACGTTGAGAATGTGGGTCGGCAGAACCGGATTGGGATGCTGTTTACGCTGAAAAATGTACACAGAACCGATAGCCTTCCTGGCCGCCAAAATGGAACAATTGCCCTGGATGGTTTTTTTCGGTTGAGTCAGAAGTGGACGTACAATGCTATGCTTATCGGTAGCCTGAGTTCAGGTAATGCCGAGAAGGGTATGTCGGCATACAGCCAGCTTATATACCGCACCAATCAATTGGTAGGCTGGTGGACGCAGTCGGTTGTAACGAAGAGTTTTAACCCCGAGATGGGCTTTGTTTCTCGGGGTGATGTGATTGCTACCACACCGGGCCTGTATTTAGTGAACCGTGCTAAATGGTTGCCCAAATGGGTTCGGAATTTCGAGCCCGGTGTGTTTCTGGAGCTTTATCATAAAGCCTCAACGGGTTATTTGCAGGAATCTCAATTAAATTTTAACCCAATCTGGCTGACGTTTCAGAACGGGGGCAACTTAGGTCTATTTGTCAATTCGACCTTTCAGCGACTCGATGAGGGTGATTATCGACCGCTTGGCCTGGACATTGCCTCTAACAGATACCGTTATGTTCGTTATAGCGTTATGTTCAGCACCGATCCATCGAAGAAAGTTTCGTTTCAGCTTAACAGCGAAACCGGTCGCTATTACGATGGGAGCTTGAATTATGCACGGGCTACCCTTTTGTTAGCACCTGTTCCGCATGCGGCTTTCACCCTCAACGCCGAAGCAAATGCCTTCAAGAATGTAGGGGGCTATACGGGCACAATCTCACTCTATAGTGTGGAGAGCCGGATGGCAGTGAACCCGCGCTTGCAGTTAATCAGCTTTTTTCAGCGGAACACCTACACGGATAAAAATGCCTGGAATATCCGGCTAGCCTGGGAGTTCCAGCCGCTTTCATTTCTGTACATCGTGTACAATTACGGCACCTACGCAGGTTCTGTTCGCGCAATCGACCGTCAGCAGGAGCAGCATATTATTGGCAAACTGTCGTATTTGAAGCAGTTCTGA
- the lpcA gene encoding D-sedoheptulose 7-phosphate isomerase: MLDIIRQELTEAQSVLDTFLSNPDNLLAIEQAATLMADALKNGRKIISCGNGGSHCDAMHFAEELSGRYRDNRRALAAIAISDVSHLSCVSNDYGYEFVFSRFVEGLGNEGDVLLGLSTSGNSANVIRAVETARQKGMKVVLLTGKDGGKLAGQADVEVRVPHFGYADRIQEIHIKVIHLFILLIEKQVI; encoded by the coding sequence ATGCTTGATATTATCCGCCAGGAACTGACCGAAGCTCAGTCTGTTTTAGATACATTCCTTAGTAACCCTGACAACCTTTTAGCCATTGAGCAAGCCGCAACGCTTATGGCCGATGCGCTCAAAAATGGCCGTAAAATTATTTCCTGCGGTAATGGTGGCTCCCATTGCGATGCAATGCACTTTGCCGAAGAGCTTTCCGGACGGTATCGGGATAACCGCCGGGCACTGGCTGCCATTGCAATTTCGGATGTTAGCCATCTCTCGTGTGTAAGCAATGATTACGGCTATGAATTTGTATTCTCCCGTTTTGTTGAGGGTTTAGGCAATGAGGGTGATGTTTTGCTGGGACTTAGCACAAGCGGTAATTCGGCCAATGTGATTCGCGCCGTTGAGACTGCCCGGCAAAAAGGAATGAAGGTTGTATTATTAACTGGCAAAGATGGCGGCAAGCTCGCTGGTCAGGCCGATGTTGAGGTGCGGGTTCCCCATTTCGGTTACGCCGACCGCATTCAGGAGATTCACATCAAAGTGATTCACTTATTTATTCTGCTGATTGAAAAACAGGTTATCTAG
- the upp gene encoding uracil phosphoribosyltransferase, which yields MFVFAQQPSLANQYMAELRDVSIQTDRLRFRRNLERLGELMAYEISKTLSYQTVLVQTPLGTADTQVLRRQPVLATIMRAGLPFHQGFINYFDQADNAFAGAYRGYSADGDDAFEIAMDYIVSPDLSGRTLILCDPMLATGRSLEKVYHALLRYGIPAQTHIAAIIASPEGVNYVQQQLPQCHLWLGAIDDHLNEHAYIVPGLGDSGDLSYGSKM from the coding sequence ATGTTTGTTTTTGCACAACAGCCCTCCCTGGCCAATCAATACATGGCCGAACTCCGTGATGTTTCCATTCAAACAGACCGACTCCGGTTTCGTCGAAACCTGGAAAGACTCGGTGAATTGATGGCGTATGAAATCTCGAAAACACTGTCTTATCAGACGGTTCTGGTCCAAACGCCTTTGGGTACTGCCGATACGCAAGTTCTTCGGAGACAGCCTGTTCTGGCTACCATTATGCGGGCAGGGCTACCATTTCATCAGGGATTTATCAACTATTTCGATCAGGCAGATAATGCCTTTGCAGGTGCTTACAGAGGGTATAGTGCTGATGGTGACGATGCATTTGAGATTGCCATGGACTACATTGTTAGCCCCGATCTAAGCGGCAGAACGCTTATCCTTTGCGACCCAATGCTGGCCACGGGCCGTTCGCTCGAAAAAGTGTATCACGCCTTATTGCGCTACGGAATTCCTGCTCAAACCCATATCGCGGCTATTATTGCCAGCCCCGAAGGTGTCAATTATGTACAGCAACAGTTACCACAATGTCATTTATGGCTTGGTGCAATCGACGATCACCTCAACGAACATGCCTATATTGTTCCCGGTCTGGGTGATTCCGGTGACTTGTCTTACGGTTCGAAAATGTAG
- a CDS encoding putative Ig domain-containing protein, whose amino-acid sequence MFKSLLKCSAFAIAVLVLLYLPILSWAQTTIKEEAKAAKVTPDLLALIANQSNTVAPVNGLQKVDLFQRNGNAIAIEAFTAPGQDSQTLLQALQALGLQNGIVYRQTIVGYLPVNKLVELKNISALKLARPSYKPTRNTGAVTSQGDVAMRANIARSTYSVSGAGVKVGILSDSYNALNGAAAGVASGDLPAGVQVLTDFLSPDATDEGRAMAEIVHDVAPGSAIAFSTAFVGGEAGFAQNIRGLATAGCKIITDDVSYFAEPFFQDGLVAQAIDDVVTNNNVSYFTAAGNSGRSSYQSPYSSVSFSDPAYAAGTFSAHDFGGGDKRQSITIPGGAQILISFQWDDPFFTVSGGAGARTDMDLLVYVNNVYQPTLSSVGNNIGDDPVEIIAITNRGGSPATLELVLVKRAGPDPTLVKWVNFANTVTIEYDTRSSTAVGHGNTRLGASVGAAAWYNTPAFNGGLTTAVIETFSSAGGTPVLFNTAGQRITTVVRQKPDLTAADGGNTTFFFADSPSDADAFPNFFGTSAAAPHAAAVAALMQEKSGNTLSPATILSILKQTALDMDDPLTPGFDTGFDFRTGSGFVQADAAVQAVGGTPNTPPTVANIIGPKSATVGQAFTYTIPANTFTDAQTPNSLTITVSGLPPNLTFSGGTISGTPSVSGVSTITVRATDPGGLFVTTTFTLTVNPAETVTAPFSITGVTTISCRTLNVSQVAVTFTPLYAGLTGQPISFSVVSFLQPTTAPGPYTVNFVFKSPSVTLRARQAGTPGEASFTYNWQAACNALRARLAAATPEEGPAQLKVLLYPNPVGDEFAIRIQGAQGQPVKIALTDVSGYAISTSAVDVKTSDHKEQLRFGQQRAGLYLLRVSTPEQAVILKVIKQ is encoded by the coding sequence ATGTTCAAAAGTCTACTAAAATGCAGTGCATTTGCCATTGCTGTGCTTGTACTGCTGTATCTGCCTATTCTGAGCTGGGCGCAAACAACAATAAAAGAAGAAGCAAAGGCAGCAAAAGTTACGCCTGATTTACTAGCTCTTATTGCCAATCAATCCAATACGGTAGCGCCAGTCAACGGGCTTCAAAAAGTTGATTTGTTTCAACGAAATGGAAACGCAATTGCTATTGAAGCGTTTACGGCACCAGGCCAGGATAGCCAGACATTATTACAGGCATTACAGGCACTGGGGCTGCAAAACGGAATAGTTTATCGGCAAACTATTGTTGGGTATCTACCAGTCAATAAGCTAGTGGAATTGAAGAACATTAGCGCCTTGAAACTGGCACGACCGTCATACAAACCGACTCGAAACACAGGCGCCGTAACCTCGCAGGGCGATGTGGCCATGCGGGCAAACATTGCTCGTTCAACGTATAGCGTAAGTGGGGCGGGCGTAAAGGTGGGTATATTATCAGACTCCTATAATGCCTTGAATGGGGCCGCTGCCGGGGTGGCATCGGGCGACTTGCCAGCAGGCGTACAGGTATTGACCGACTTTCTTAGCCCGGATGCTACCGACGAAGGGCGAGCGATGGCCGAAATTGTTCATGATGTAGCACCGGGATCGGCAATTGCGTTTAGTACTGCTTTTGTAGGCGGAGAAGCTGGATTTGCTCAAAACATTCGAGGTCTCGCCACAGCAGGTTGTAAAATCATTACCGATGATGTGAGCTATTTTGCCGAGCCATTTTTTCAGGATGGGCTTGTTGCTCAGGCTATTGACGATGTCGTGACAAACAACAATGTGTCGTATTTCACTGCTGCGGGCAATTCGGGCCGGTCGTCTTATCAAAGTCCATACAGTAGCGTCTCTTTTAGCGATCCTGCCTATGCCGCCGGAACATTCTCTGCTCATGATTTTGGGGGCGGAGACAAACGTCAGTCAATAACTATTCCGGGGGGAGCGCAGATACTTATTAGTTTCCAGTGGGATGATCCCTTCTTTACGGTTAGTGGTGGAGCCGGTGCTCGAACGGATATGGATTTACTGGTTTACGTCAATAATGTATATCAGCCTACCCTTTCTTCCGTAGGGAATAATATTGGCGATGATCCCGTGGAGATCATTGCCATTACTAACAGGGGAGGATCTCCTGCTACTCTTGAACTAGTGCTGGTTAAACGTGCCGGTCCGGATCCTACACTTGTAAAATGGGTCAATTTTGCGAATACTGTAACTATAGAATACGATACCAGAAGCTCAACGGCTGTAGGGCATGGAAATACCCGTTTGGGCGCAAGTGTAGGTGCTGCTGCCTGGTATAATACGCCTGCCTTCAACGGCGGACTTACGACAGCTGTTATTGAAACATTTTCATCTGCCGGAGGAACGCCCGTTCTTTTCAATACAGCCGGGCAGCGCATTACGACAGTTGTTCGTCAAAAGCCTGATCTCACAGCCGCCGATGGTGGTAATACCACCTTCTTCTTTGCCGATTCGCCATCGGATGCCGATGCATTCCCTAACTTCTTTGGGACATCGGCGGCTGCTCCCCATGCTGCAGCCGTGGCAGCTCTGATGCAGGAGAAATCGGGTAATACACTTTCTCCGGCTACGATTTTGTCGATTCTGAAGCAAACGGCGCTGGATATGGACGACCCGCTCACCCCAGGGTTCGATACTGGATTTGATTTCCGTACCGGCTCGGGCTTTGTTCAGGCCGACGCGGCTGTTCAGGCTGTAGGCGGAACCCCGAACACACCACCAACGGTAGCGAATATAATTGGGCCAAAGAGTGCAACCGTGGGCCAGGCATTTACCTACACTATTCCCGCCAACACGTTCACGGACGCGCAAACACCGAATAGTTTAACAATAACCGTGAGTGGTTTGCCGCCAAACCTTACCTTCTCTGGCGGTACTATCAGCGGAACACCTTCAGTGAGCGGGGTGAGTACCATTACAGTAAGGGCAACCGATCCTGGTGGTCTTTTCGTAACGACAACTTTTACGCTAACCGTAAACCCGGCCGAAACGGTTACCGCGCCTTTCTCTATTACGGGTGTAACAACGATAAGTTGTAGAACGCTAAACGTAAGCCAGGTGGCAGTGACGTTTACGCCCCTGTATGCCGGATTAACGGGTCAGCCTATCAGTTTCTCGGTTGTTAGCTTTTTGCAGCCCACCACCGCTCCCGGCCCCTATACGGTTAATTTCGTTTTCAAAAGTCCCAGTGTCACGCTTCGGGCCAGACAAGCGGGTACGCCTGGTGAAGCTAGTTTCACCTACAACTGGCAGGCGGCCTGTAATGCGCTCCGGGCAAGGCTAGCCGCTGCAACCCCTGAAGAAGGTCCGGCTCAACTGAAGGTGCTGCTCTATCCAAATCCTGTTGGCGACGAGTTTGCTATTCGTATTCAGGGTGCTCAGGGGCAGCCGGTGAAAATCGCTCTAACCGATGTGAGTGGCTATGCCATCTCAACTAGCGCCGTTGACGTAAAAACCTCAGATCATAAGGAACAGCTACGGTTTGGCCAGCAACGAGCCGGTCTATATTTGCTGCGGGTAAGCACACCCGAACAGGCGGTTATTCTGAAGGTAATAAAGCAATAG